The Dunckerocampus dactyliophorus isolate RoL2022-P2 chromosome 1, RoL_Ddac_1.1, whole genome shotgun sequence genome has a segment encoding these proteins:
- the tnnc1b gene encoding troponin C type 1b (slow): MDDVYKAAVENLTEEQKNEFKAAFDIFIQDAEDGCISTKELGKVMRMLGQNPTPEELQEMIDEVDEDGSGTVDFDEFLVMMVRCMKEESKGKSEEELAELFRMFDKNGDGYIDLEELKSMLESTGESITEDDIEELMKDGDKNNDGKIDYDEFLEFMKGVE, from the exons ATGGATGACGTCTATAAAGCAGCC GTTGAAAACTTGACTGAGGAGCAAAAGAATG AGTTCAAAGCTGCCTTTGACATCTTCATCCAAGATGCAGAGGATGGCTGCATCAGCACCAAGGAGTTGGGGAAGGTGATGAGGATGCTGGGGCAAAATCCCACACCTGAAGAACTGCAGGAGATGATTGATGAGGTGGATGAAGATG GCAGCGGCACAGTGGACTTTGACGAGTTCTTGGTGATGATGGTCCGCTGCATGAAGGAGGAGAGCAAAGGAAAATCAGAAGAGGAGTTGGCTGAACTTTTCCGCATGTTTGACAA GAATGGAGATGGCTACATAGACCTGGAGGAGCTGAAGTCCATGCTCGAGTCCACTGGAGAATCCATCACTGAAGACGACATCGAGGAGCTGATGAAAGAtggagacaaaaacaatgacgGCAAAATAGATTATGACG AGTTCCTGGAGTTCATGAAAGGTGTGGAATAA